In Candidatus Dadabacteria bacterium, one genomic interval encodes:
- the istB gene encoding IS21-like element helper ATPase IstB, whose translation MNDKQNTRIDSVGLTLMFSELRMPAIKNTWEQFAERADKEGWPAGRLLWALAELELAERGRRRIQRHLAEAHLIAGKSLDSFDFSVVPTISPSRVRALASNDSWLKGGHNVIIFGPPGAGKSHLASAIGLALVEGGKRVMFTRTTDLVQRLQMAHRELRLENVLERLNRYDLLILDDLAYVRKDRDETRVLFELISNRYESRSLLITANQPFEEWKNVFPDENTAVAAVDRLVHHCVILEMNVESYRLRHAMEKKKEEVKKKRGRPAKYATENNSKGPTSKTEN comes from the coding sequence ATGAACGACAAACAAAACACAAGAATCGATTCTGTGGGACTTACCCTGATGTTCTCCGAACTCAGGATGCCTGCCATAAAGAACACCTGGGAACAGTTCGCAGAGAGGGCTGACAAGGAGGGGTGGCCGGCGGGGAGACTGCTCTGGGCCCTTGCCGAACTCGAACTTGCGGAGCGAGGGCGCAGGAGAATACAGCGCCACCTCGCCGAGGCTCATCTGATAGCGGGCAAGAGCCTTGACAGCTTCGACTTCTCCGTGGTCCCCACAATATCCCCCTCAAGGGTAAGAGCGCTTGCTTCAAATGATTCGTGGCTCAAAGGAGGTCACAACGTGATAATCTTCGGACCTCCGGGGGCGGGGAAGAGCCATCTTGCTTCAGCCATAGGGCTTGCGCTTGTGGAAGGGGGCAAAAGGGTTATGTTCACCCGTACCACGGACCTTGTGCAGAGACTCCAGATGGCCCACAGAGAGCTTCGTCTGGAGAATGTGCTTGAGCGCCTCAACCGTTATGACCTGCTGATTCTCGATGATCTTGCGTACGTACGCAAGGATCGAGACGAAACCAGGGTGCTGTTTGAACTCATATCGAACCGTTATGAAAGCAGATCGCTGCTTATTACTGCGAACCAGCCCTTTGAGGAATGGAAAAACGTGTTTCCTGACGAAAATACGGCTGTGGCGGCTGTGGACAGGCTTGTGCATCACTGCGTAATCCTTGAAATGAACGTAGAGAGCTACAGGTTGCGTCATGCTATGGAGAAAAAAAAGGAGGAAGTGAAGAAAAAACGAGGGAGGCCCGCGAAATACGCTACCGAGAACAACTCGAAGGGTCCGACCTCGAAAACTGAGAATTGA
- a CDS encoding TetR family transcriptional regulator C-terminal domain-containing protein produces MNNKDKLIQIASRLFHLHGYEGTSIDMIMKESGVCRSNFYYYFSSKEALALATIRKTSLTFRDKMLTKTLLNRRLNPLERLDSFYEKAISLQTSLFSEDLYAGCFFGNLALEQSSNKNFRSALNHFFTEWHKAFQLCLEEGVGRGFFKEDVDPENVAKLLISQIEGAILLSKVTNSIDPLLSASTEMRKLIINA; encoded by the coding sequence ATGAACAATAAAGATAAACTGATACAGATTGCCAGCCGGCTGTTTCACCTCCACGGCTACGAGGGAACGTCAATCGACATGATAATGAAAGAGTCCGGGGTCTGCAGAAGTAATTTCTACTACTACTTCTCCAGCAAAGAGGCGCTGGCGCTGGCAACAATCAGAAAAACAAGTTTGACGTTCAGGGACAAGATGCTGACAAAAACTCTCCTCAACCGTCGCCTGAATCCCCTTGAACGTCTCGACAGCTTCTACGAAAAAGCAATTTCTCTTCAAACCTCTCTGTTCTCCGAAGATTTATACGCAGGTTGCTTTTTCGGGAACTTGGCCTTGGAACAAAGCTCAAACAAGAACTTCCGCTCAGCTTTGAACCATTTCTTCACGGAATGGCATAAGGCGTTTCAACTCTGCCTTGAAGAGGGAGTGGGGCGGGGCTTCTTTAAAGAAGATGTCGACCCTGAAAATGTAGCAAAATTGCTCATCTCTCAGATAGAAGGAGCAATACTGCTTTCAAAGGTAACAAATTCAATAGATCCACTGTTGTCCGCCTCCACGGAGATGAGGAAACTGATTATTAATGCATAG
- a CDS encoding leucine-rich repeat domain-containing protein: MIPAPPSPFSPRVLLRGAARVSGRIRDSFPASGVVFVLIFFAFAFFLLAGDARAQQPQIDCDSFTFPSSNPTDADVLTKLYCDTKGSSWTNTDNWGASDLDSWYGVIVDTEDPTKVTKLELNSNNLDGSIPSEFGSLGSLTWLNLSGNRGLTGELPVGLMELSGLETLNVECTGVSEPKDNPEFSKWFKGIRFISGCTLPPPPPPPPPPPPPPPPESDCEGLQEDRGEDGLAIRPGCVDTSLIVISREDGKYTAIELSVPEGEGPPDDVPSIILPSSLVGSVETVTIDLSVPSEEELPEGLSLEGFVAEVGLDEYTLGEGETVTVCLPVSEDGGESASYIYRYQKEGSGSFSMSNIETVDDAGGEESMPGLYRYDRERGAGDLFQDQEWMRLTVWNACAGTHRLCRLFSGFSLRFPNLRLWRRKKAVGDVRLFLMERVEAGREAPRLTCF, from the coding sequence ATGATCCCAGCACCCCCCTCCCCATTTAGTCCGCGTGTGTTGCTTCGCGGCGCGGCCCGCGTCAGCGGAAGAATAAGAGATTCTTTTCCCGCCTCGGGTGTAGTCTTTGTTCTTATCTTTTTTGCGTTTGCGTTTTTTCTTCTCGCGGGAGATGCGCGGGCGCAGCAACCGCAGATAGACTGTGATTCATTTACATTTCCATCCTCGAATCCTACCGATGCGGATGTGCTTACGAAGCTCTATTGCGACACGAAAGGCAGCTCATGGACAAACACAGACAACTGGGGTGCCAGCGACCTGGACAGCTGGTATGGGGTTATTGTTGATACAGAAGACCCCACTAAGGTCACTAAGTTGGAACTCAACAGCAACAACCTGGATGGAAGCATACCGTCTGAGTTTGGAAGCCTGGGCAGCCTTACGTGGTTGAATCTTTCAGGGAACCGCGGTCTTACCGGAGAGCTTCCGGTAGGGCTTATGGAACTGTCTGGTCTTGAGACACTCAACGTAGAGTGCACAGGGGTGAGCGAGCCGAAGGACAACCCGGAGTTCAGTAAGTGGTTTAAGGGTATTAGGTTTATCAGTGGATGTACATTGCCGCCGCCACCGCCGCCGCCGCCACCACCGCCGCCACCACCACCGCCGGAATCCGACTGTGAGGGTCTGCAAGAAGACAGGGGGGAGGATGGATTGGCCATAAGGCCTGGCTGCGTGGATACAAGCTTGATCGTGATCAGTAGAGAGGATGGAAAGTATACTGCAATAGAGTTAAGCGTCCCCGAGGGTGAAGGGCCACCGGATGACGTGCCGTCAATCATTCTTCCTTCCTCCCTTGTTGGGAGTGTCGAGACTGTTACCATTGATCTAAGCGTTCCTTCGGAAGAAGAACTGCCCGAAGGACTCAGTCTTGAAGGGTTTGTGGCGGAAGTCGGTCTTGATGAATACACGCTTGGGGAGGGTGAGACTGTGACGGTGTGTCTGCCCGTTTCGGAGGACGGCGGGGAGTCAGCGTCTTATATTTACCGTTACCAGAAAGAGGGTTCGGGGTCTTTTTCGATGTCAAACATAGAGACGGTTGACGATGCGGGTGGCGAGGAGTCAATGCCCGGGCTTTACCGTTACGACCGCGAGAGGGGAGCTGGGGATCTGTTTCAGGATCAAGAATGGATGCGGTTAACGGTGTGGAATGCGTGTGCGGGGACACATCGTCTCTGCCGTCTTTTTTCGGGGTTTTCGTTAAGATTCCCGAACCTCCGGTTATGGAGGAGGAAGAAAGCGGTGGGGGATGTTCGGTTGTTTCTGATGGAGCGGGTGGAAGCGGGTCGCGAAGCGCCGCGTTTAACCTGCTTCTGA
- a CDS encoding MotA/TolQ/ExbB proton channel family protein, translating to MDAIVDLFTKGGIYIFPLILCSIFGLAIFLQKLHLLQRKKLLPEEFLSNLYKTVETKGLEEAKALSASNDSAVAKMALAAAQNSGKSKAEMHEAIEAVGKTEAQGLEKYIETLLTISSISTLIGLLGTISGMIKVFAVISEKDIVDPPSLAGGISEALYTTALGLTIAIPALIAYKYTDGKFREIISELEDEGKKILEAFSAKASL from the coding sequence ATGGATGCAATTGTTGATCTGTTTACCAAGGGTGGAATATATATTTTCCCCCTGATTTTATGTTCCATATTTGGACTTGCGATTTTTCTTCAGAAGCTTCATCTCCTTCAGAGGAAAAAGCTTCTCCCCGAGGAATTTCTTTCAAACCTATACAAGACTGTCGAGACAAAGGGGCTTGAAGAAGCAAAAGCCCTTTCCGCATCAAACGATTCCGCGGTAGCCAAAATGGCTCTCGCGGCCGCGCAAAACTCAGGCAAATCGAAGGCGGAAATGCACGAAGCCATTGAGGCAGTCGGAAAAACCGAGGCGCAGGGTCTTGAAAAATATATTGAGACTCTGCTTACCATAAGCAGTATAAGCACCCTTATCGGGCTTCTCGGAACGATATCCGGCATGATAAAGGTGTTCGCCGTCATATCGGAGAAGGATATAGTGGATCCGCCTTCACTCGCGGGAGGCATCTCGGAAGCCCTTTATACTACGGCCCTGGGACTCACGATAGCGATCCCGGCGCTCATAGCCTACAAGTACACCGATGGGAAATTCAGGGAGATAATCTCCGAGCTTGAAGATGAAGGCAAGAAAATACTCGAAGCTTTCTCCGCGAAGGCATCCCTATGA